A stretch of the Papaver somniferum cultivar HN1 chromosome 6, ASM357369v1, whole genome shotgun sequence genome encodes the following:
- the LOC113288664 gene encoding pheophytinase, chloroplastic-like, with product MSSSCAISSSSSIRSELLTNPFGRKYITPSKTYRHHTSTKSKCGILRRDFGVKGIIVAGTSIIGSSLATDSPVQGMEMLPFKPEGYNFWTWRGHQIHYVEQGQGTPIVLIHGFGASAFHWRYNIPELAKNYKVYAVDLLGFGWSEKALIDYDAMVWRDQVVDFMKEVVKEPAVLVGNSLGGFTALISAADLADQVVGVALLNSAGQFGGASAKTEQVAEESVLQKFLLKPLKEAFQRVVLGIVFWQAKQPARVKSVLKSVYVNSTNVDDYLVQSITKPADDPNAGEVYYRLMSRFMSNQTKYPLEIILSKLSCPLLLLWGDLDPWVGPAKANQIKEFYPKSSLVNLQAGHCPHDEVPEQVNGALVEWLSSLKIEPSVLTV from the exons ATGTCTTCTTCATGtgctatttcttcttcttcttcaataagatcAGAACTACTTACAAATCCATTTGGACGCAAATACATCACACCATCAAAGACTTATCGTCACCATACTAGTACTA AAAGCAAGTGTGGAATACTTAGACGGGATTTTGGTGTCAAGGGAATTATTGTTGCGGGCACGTCGATTATTGGTTCTTCTCTCGCAACTGACAGTCCTGTTCAAG GGATGGAAATGTTACCTTTCAAGCCAGAAGGCTACAATTTTTGGACATGGAGAGGTCATCAAATACATTATGTGGAACAAGGACAAGGAACTCCTATTGTCTTAATCCATGGATTTGGCGCTTCCGCATTTCATTGGAG ATACAATATACCAGAGTTGGCTAAGAATTACAAAGTGTATGCGGTAGATTTATTGGGATTTGGCTGGAGTGAGAAAGCACTTATCGACTATGATGCCATGGTATGGAGAGATCAGGTGGTAGATTTCATGAAGGAAGTGGTGAAAGAACCAGCAGTTTTGGTTGGAAATAG TCTTGGAGGATTTACAGCTCTGATTTCAGCAGCAGACTTGGCTGATCAAGTTGTTGGAGTTGCATTGCTGAACTCTGCTGGACAGTTTGGAGGTGCAAGTGCGAAAACTGAACAAGTTGCCGAGGAATCAGTCTTGCAGAAGTTTCTGTTGAAGCCATTGAAAGAAGCTTTTCAAAGGGTAGTCCTGGGGATCGTGTTTTGGCAAGCAAAGCAACCAGCCCGAGTAAAATCAGTCTTAAAAAGT GTTTATGTTAATTCTACCAATGTGGATGACTATCTTGTGCAATCAATAACCAAGCCTGCTGATGACCCCAATGCAGGAGAAGTTTACTACAG ATTGATGTCACGGTTCATGTCGAATCAGACAAAGTACCCCCTCGAGATCATCTTAAGCAAACTGTCATGCCCTCTCTTACTGCTTTGGGGCGACTTGGATCCTTGGGTAGGACCAGCTAAGGCTAATcaaatcaaagagttttatccAAAGTCTTCCCTCGTGAATCTACAAGCAGGACACTGCCCACATGATGAAGTCCCAGAGCAAGTTAACGGAGCACTGGTCGAGTGGTTATCGTCTCTGAAGATCGAACCTTCTGTTCTAACCGTGTGA
- the LOC113288665 gene encoding probable pinoresinol-lariciresinol reductase 3: MEENSSILIIGVTGNLGFKLAEASLKSGHPTFALVRDSSYSVPEKAEKLQLLANSGASLLNGSLEDISSLIEALKQVDVVICAVSSKQVLHQKLLIQAIKQSGCIKRFIPSEFGSDPDKVRISDMDHGFYSSKAEIRHLIEAEEIPHTFISCNYFTGYFLPSLVQPGLKSPPRDKVRIFGDGNTKAVFMKEADVATFTISTVDDPRSLNKTLYLRPPGNVYSMNELVGIWETKIGKKLDKVYIPEEEVLQIIQDTNYPDNMEMVFIYSAFVKGDHTYIDIESSGVDGTKLYPHVKYTTISEHLDTLL, from the exons atggaagaaaatagTAGTATTTTGATAATTGGAGTGACTGGAAATCTAGGGTTTAAATTGGCGGAAGCAAGTCTGAAATCAGGACATCCTACATTCGCACTAGTTCGAGATTCATCCTACTCTGTTCCTGAAAAAGCAGAGAAACTACAGCTTCTTGCAAATTCTGGAGCTTCACTCCTCAAT GGTTCTCTTGAAGATATATCGAGTTTAATTGAAGCACTGAAACAAGTGGATGTAGTGATTTGTGCTGTTTCATCAAAGCAAGTTCTTCATCAGAAGCTTCTCATTCAAGCAATCAAACAATCTGGATGTATCAAG AGGTTTATTCCATCAGAATTCGGATCAGACCCCGATAAGGTGCGTATCTCTGATATGGATCACGGTTTTTATTCAAGTAAAGCTGAAATACG TCATCTCATAGAAGCTGAAGAAATTCCTCACACCTTCATCTCTTGCAACTACTTCACTGGCTATTTTCTTCCATCACTAGTCCAGCCTGGTTTAAAAAGCCCTCCCAGGGACAAAGTCAGGATCTTTGGTGATGGAAATACTAAAG CTGTTTTTATGAAGGAAGCTGACGTCGCAACCTTCACAATAAGTACGGTAGACGATCCGAGAAGTTTGAATAAGACATTATATTTGAGACCTCCTGGAAATGTTTACTCCATGAATGAGCTTGTGGGGATTTGGGAGACTAAGATAGGAAAGAAGCTGGACAAGGTTTACATTCCTGAAGAAGAGGTTCTGCAGATCATACAAG ACACTAATTACCCAGACAACATGGAGATGGTTTTCATATACTCAGCTTTCGTAAAGGGTGATCATACTTACATCGATATCGAGTCGTCCGGCGTTGATGGCACCAAACTCTATCCTCATGTGAAGTATACTACAATCAGTGAGCACTTAGATACCCTCTTATAG
- the LOC113288666 gene encoding isoflavone reductase homolog PCBER-like — translation MAETIKILIIGGTGYIGKFIVEASLKSGNPTFLLVRETTASDPVKGKLIESFKNSGATLLYGDLYDHGSLVTAIKQVDVVISTVGFGQIVDQVKIIAAIKEAGNIKRFFPSEFGNDVDRSRAVEPAKSAFDDKVHIRRAIEAEGVPYTYVSSNFFAGYFLPNLSQPGATTPPRDKVIILGDGTPKAVFNKEEDIATYTIKAVTDPRTLNKILYIRPPTNTLSFNDVVSLWEKKIGKTLEKEYVPDEQVLKNIQEAPIPINVVLSITHSVYVKGDQTYFEIEPSFGVEASELYPDVKYTTVDEYLDQFV, via the exons ATGGCAGAAACAATCAAGATATTGATCATTGGAGGAACTGGGTATATTGGAAAATTCATAGTAGAAGCAAGTCTGAAATCCGGAAACCCAACATTTCTTCTAGTTAGGGAAACCACCGCTTCTGATCCAGTTAAAGGCAAATTGATTGAGAGCTTCAAGAACTCCGGCGCCACGCTGCTCTAC GGAGATCTTTATGATCACGGAAGTTTGGTGACGGCCATCAAACAGGTTGATGTGGTGATCTCTACTGTCGGTTTTGGGCAGATAGTGGATCAAGTTAAGATCATTGCTGCCATTAAAGAAGCTGGGAATATCAAG AGATTCTTTCCTTCCGAATTTGGAAATGATGTGGATCGATCCCGAGCAGTAGAGCCGGCTAAGAGTGCATTTGATGACAAAGTTCATATACGTCGAGCTATTGAAGCTGAAGGGGTTCCTTACACATACGTCTCTTCCAATTTCTTTGCTGGTTATTTTCTCCCGAATTTGTCCCAGCCCGGAGCAACAACTCCTCCTAGAGACAAGGTCATTATCTTGGGTGATGGAACCCCCAAAG CGGTTTTCAACAAGGAAGAAGACATAGCAACTTACACAATCAAAGCTGTGACCGATCCAAGAACCCTGAATAAAATTCTATACATCAGACCACCAACCAACACTCTCTCATTTAATGATGTAGTGTCCTTGTGGGAGAAAAAGATTggtaaaactcttgaaaaggaatATGTACCAGATGAGCAAGTTCTGAAGAACATCCAAG AGGCCCCTATTCCAATCAATGTTGTATTATCAATTACACACTCGGTTTATGTGAAAGGAGACCAGACTTATTTTGAAATTGAACCTTCATTTGGAGTAGAAGCTTCAGAGCTTTATCCCGATGTTAAATACACCACTGTGGATGAATACCTTGATCAATTTGTCTGA